Below is a window of Eschrichtius robustus isolate mEscRob2 chromosome 13, mEscRob2.pri, whole genome shotgun sequence DNA.
TCTTCTATTTGACATCCTTTGGCATCCTGAATATGGATGCCCATTTCTCTCTCCACatctgggaagttttcagccattatttccttaaataagctttctgcccctttctctatctcttctaTTTCAGGACTTCTAAAATGTGTATATTGGTTCAGTTGATGGAGTACCCTGAGCCCTTTAGGCTTTCTTcgcctttttccttcttttttctttttgatcctcTGGCTGTATAATTTAAATGCTCTGTCTTTGAgtttattgattccttcttctgttttttttttaagtctgctgCTGAATTTTTCATTGCAGTCATTGCACTCTTCAGctccagtatttttattttattttattagtttcttttacAGGGTATGGCAGATTCTATTTTCTAAAGATGATGCAATATCTCCTTTGACATTCTCACTGATTAGTGGATCTGCTCTTGACCTCAAATCTGAGTGGGCTTAGACTCACTTGTAATCAGAGTGAAGTAGAAGTGATGCTGGATGACTTCCTAGGTAAGGCCAGAAAAGGCCATGCTACTCTTACCTTCTTCTCTTGAACTCTCATACTCAGAGCCCAGGAATGCCATGCATAAGTCTGACTATCCTAAGGGTACCATGCAGTGATGAAGCCAAACCACTCTGATGGGCATTCTCTGTCATCAAGTCCTCCCAGCCTATGTGTCAGATACTGTGACTGAAGGAGCACATAGGTAATCTCAGCTCCCAGCTGTTGAGTCACCCCAAGCCTTTGACTCCTCCTAGCTGAAGCCCAGATGGGGTGAAGCACATAAAAGTCATCCTTGCTGTGCCCTTTCcaatttctgacccacagaatcccTCTTTCTGCTGTGTTGTTTCTGGGACTTGTTTCTGAATTAAAGGAGAGATAGATGCTAATGAGATTAGGTGATGGAAGAGAAGGTAAATAATAGCCACCTCTCTGGCTCAGTAGGTGTTTGTTTATGGTCAGCAAAGTACCTGCATACTGGAGTTAAATGCAGACAGTGTGGGTGGGGGATGCCAAATTTTCCCTGTGTTTTGACAACATCTGACATGTTTCAGAGGGAGGGGCTCATGGAAAGTAGTTTAAAAGTATGTTTTCAGTCCATCATCAATAAAACAGTTAGTTGAAATTCCACCTGGACTTTAGCAACTGTTCCTCTCTCATTTTAAATCCATAGTGTCATTGccagtttttctccttttctgtatctttatggtcattttttaaatggtgaggtgttttttttttcattgagatattgacatataacactgtattcGTTTTAGGTGCACAACATAAtggttgatatatgtatatactgtgaaatggtcaccacaataagtttagctagcatccatcaccacacatacttaacgttttttttttcttgtgatgagaacttttaaggttactctcttagcaactttcaagtatacaatagagTATTGTTAACATATtcttcatgctgtacattacatccccaggacttatttattttataactggaagtttgtaccttttaacacCATCACCCATTTTATCTAACCCCCATCCCccacttctggcaaccaccaatctgctctcATCTCCAGTATTTCTGAGTggttctttttattgtttctgtctctttattgatgtttttcattttgttcatatatCATTTTCCTGAATTCACTTAATTGGCTGAGTTCCACTGTAACTCACTGAGCTTCTTTTAGAagattgttttgaattttgtcagcaAATTCATAGATCTCTATTTCTTTAGGGTCAGTTACTTGagatttattttcctcctttgatTATGTTATATTTTCCTGATCAGTCGAGTCCCTTGTAGCTTTGTGCTGATGTCTGCATTTTTTGAAGACACAAACACTCTAAACTGCTCCAGATGaccagccttcttttttttttttctttttttttaatagaggctGTAATCGCTTATTCCCTCTGGTGTCTAACTTTTCTGGTTCTGTCAGCACTTGATGTGAGGCTACACAGAAGCTGGTCCCGTGGGTAGGACCCTGAAAGGTAAGGACATCGGAGGCATGCCCTACTCATCTGCCTCCCTTCTGAGGGAGAAGCCTCAGTTCTGCACATTTTCCCAATCTTGAAGATCCCTGCTAGCTGTAGGAAGCCAccctctgcttttcctttgttcttagCTGCCCCAGGCATCTGGACTATGCTAGTTCCTTCAGCACTTGGTGTGAAGTGAGACAGGACCTGACCCCTTGGGGAGTGAGTGCACTGAAAGGCTGGGAGGCTGAGCGCACACTCCATTCTCTTTTCCCCACCATGGGAGAAGTCATTGGCTGAGGAGATCTCTCCTGGCCCTGGGCTGTGCAGTTTGGGAGGAGGGGCTAATGCAGTTAGAGTGAAATTGCTCTTCTTACCTGTTTCAACGTGGCTGTTCTTGGCTTTTGTGCTTATGTGGGGTGCTGAAACTTCTTATTTGGAATCTGGAATTCTCATAAAGGTATTTTTGGTTCATGTATAATTTTTACATCGCTGTTTCTATGGGGGAACAACGATTGAGTCTTcctatttcttcattttgctgATCTCACTTGCAGTTTAAtctttaaggaacagattatttAGTGATACTGTGGTGGAATATGTGTAGTGATGAATTTAGCCAGGGTAGATACAATGACTAGTGGGACAGTGTGCATCTTCATTTAGGGGAAGGTGTAAGAACTTCTTCACTTATAATAAGCGTGGTGTTTTAAAACCTGTATGATCATGTTCTAACTCTTAATATTGATGCATATAACTAGATTGATATGAAAGGTTTAGCTAATAAAATAAAGCATGGTCAacaatgtatacacatatctGTGTGCCCATTTTATCACTGTATTTCTTGATATTTCTTTATGTTtgttaagataaatataaaaataatgctcTCTTgatgttttaatttgctttaatttacttctgcttcttttttgtttacaGTATGTTTATACATCAAATACAACTGCTGCATTTTATAATGTATGCCTTCAGGCAAGAGGCTGTAGCAGAATGCAAGATCAATTTTTAGCATAACAACGTGTTCAatcttcttatatatatatttatttatttatttttattgtggtaaaaaacacaaaacataaattttaccctcttaacaaattttaagtgtacagtattgttaactatatgcaTATTGCTGTGTAGAAgatcttcagaactatttttatcttcatgactgaaactctatacccaatGAGTAGCAACTTTCCAGTTCCCCCTTTCCtctagtccctggcaaccaccattctgctttctgcttctatgagtttgcttTAGATGTCTCATATAAGTAGAACTACACAGTATTTctcctgtgactggcttatctcacttaacaCAATGGCCTCAAGGTTAATCTATGTTGTCACACATTGTAGAATTTCCTTCttgttttaaagctgaataatactccattgtatgtatatatcacattttctttatctattaatctgtccatggacatttaatATGTTCATTCTTTGTGTTCACTATTCTTTGACTATTTGCAGGCACACATGCCATTTGATGCCTATGGTGCCACCAGGTCAGGTGAATGGAGGGTGCTGAACTGTCTTATCCTGGAGCATTGTCTGTGTCTAGTTTACTTGTTCTGTGCCCTTCTACTAATGGGCTCCTTTGTGTAACTCCACAGGTAAAAGTCCTGGGCTCAGAATCTTAGTTCTTGTCAGGGTCTTTGTTCTGGTTCAGCCTCCTCAACTGTAGTGAAGTCATTCTTTCTGGATTAGTTTACAAAGGCTATGGTAGGAGCTGATGTCTGTGAACCTTTCCCCTAAGACCCAGGATGGGCCAAATACTTCTCTGACTATATTGCTTAGCTTTTGGAAGTTACTTAACTTTGAATAAGAAATCAATACAgttgaatttaattaaaaatcaagTTATATGTGAGCTCTAAGCTTACAAAGTTTTCAGCCCTTGTAGATTGGTTCTCTTATAGAACAAACATCATGTTGCGGTTTCTTACCCTGAGACACATATTTGCTGCCTCAGCATCCTCTGCAGAGCTGCATTCACCTCCTGGTTCTTGAAGCTGTAAATGAGGGGGTTTAATAAGGAAGTGATCACACCATACTGTATAGAAACAACTCACTACAGGACTGATCCTGAAGAGGGGCTGATGTACCTGAATAGAGCGGTCCCATAGAACAAGAGCACCACGGTGAGATGGGAGTAGCAGGTGGAGAAGGCTTCGCCTTGGCTTTTAGAGGAAGAGATACTTAGAATGGCAAGAATAATTTTTGAGTAAGAGAAGAGAATCAGGGGAGGTGTCACAAGTCCTAGAAATGCAGAAAACCTAGCCAGCAGGATGGTGTTAGGTGTGGTATCACTGCAGGACAGAGGGAAGCGAGAAGGCAGTTCACAACTGAAATGGGAGATGATATTGGGACCATAGAACTGTAAGTTCTGAACACAAAGATTATTCACTAGTGAGTTCAGAAACCCCATCACCCATGCTGTACCGACCATTGCAGTGCAGAGAGGTCTATTCATGACCACGGTGTAGAGCAGAGGGTGACACATGGCAGCATAGCGGTCATAGGCCATAGCAGAGAGCAAGCAACTCTCAGTGACTCCAGAAGTCATGAAAAAGAAACTCTGGGTAATGCCGCCCCACACCGAAATGGTTTTCTTCTGAGACAGGAAATTATGCAGCATCTTGGGCACAGTGACTAAAGAGTAGCATATGTCTAGGAAAGATAAATGTCCAAGGAAGAAGTACATGGGCATGTGGAGGTGAGAATCAGCCCTGATCACCAGGATCATCATCAGGTTCCCTATCAGGGTCAGGAGGTCAATACccagaaagagaacaaagagCATGGTCTGGATATCCGGGTCACTAGACAATCCCAGCAGCACAAATTCATCAATAATGCTAAGATTTGTCATGGTTTCTTAGATATCCTATCCctggagagagacaaatacttaTTCATTTGGTGGGACAATGATCTGAGTCACACTCAGTGAATAGgactttttaatctataaaagatCCACTCTTTTGCTTCAAGCCAGAAATTGAACCCGAGGATAAAGAAGGATCTGACCATTCTATTACCCTATTACATACCGCAACTTTCCTTCTCCTGGTTAAGTACTCTTTATCAAATTCAGATTTTTTCCCTATGACACGTAACAATTTCTAACATATTGGATAGTAGACTTATttagtacattaaaaaattatctcTTCTGCTAGAATTTATATTATACACAGGCAaggatctttgtctgtttttcccCCCATGGATGTATTCCTAAATGCCAATAATTGTCACTGGCTTCATAAGTTTTGAGTAAGAAAAGAGGATCAGGTAATTGTCACAGTCCTAGAAATTCAGTACACCCAGCTAGAGGGctctaaataaacatttgtggaaggaaagaatgaatgctTCCTCAGCTACAGTGTCTTGTCTTAACCCTCCTTGCTACCATCCTCTGACTTCTTAGATCGTAGACCCTCACAGTCTCTATCCTCTCATGCTCTTCCCCAGCCTTTCCTCAGCACCTGATATCATCCAAGACCTGGTGAACCCTTTCTGCAAAAGCAGAAAGACACCCATTGGTGAAGCAAGAGACATCCTTTTGTGGGTGACCGCTTTTCAATTATAGCTTAAATTCCTAGTACATCTCATTGACATGTCAACCGAGACCTGTTATCTGACATCATATTTTTAGACGAGGACAATGTGGGACAGAGGGGTAATATGACTTCCATCCTAACTAGATGGCTCAGAGCCAGGACTgagccagagtttctgatttcacAACCAATTCTCTTTCAGGTGCTTCACacacagacagtaaatatttgtggacttAAGGAGTTTGTGGTTGAGATTGGTGTGGTTTGGGAGTTACAGAAGTGACCCCTGCTTTCCTTGGTCCTGTGAATTTGCAATATGCCGTAAGGTTCTACAGCAGCTTCTGTAATGGTACAATGAGCACTGGACTCAGAGTCAGATTGTCCTTGCTGATTACTGGCAGTGAAACCTATTCAAGACATAACCTACTCAaatgaaaattggaaaaaaatgaggTGAAATGTCGTAAAATCTTTATAGTctatgaaataatttataaaaactaaaaacttctaTAAATGCAGAAGAGTGAAACAGTTTATGGTAAATGAAAATTTGTGATCTGTTGAGTGTTGTTTATGCATATTTTGTCCTAATTAAATATTTCACCAATGctgtaaaattattttcactaaatacattttttaaagtaggaaACATGCTTTCTGGTTCCCAATTCCTTCCAGCCTGATTTCcaagaattcatttttttctctcctgacaTTCTTTCTCCGCTCCTGGGATATACTGACTGCTTGCATTTTTATATTGAAACCTATCAGCAATAAACTTACTTCCCATTCTTATTTCCCTCTCTCCCCAAACCTCATTTCATACATGTTCCTTCCCACCGCCATCTACTTACATCTACACTCATATGATAATAACTGTTATTTAATGCATAATTTATGCCAAACACTATAACAAGGGCTtgatctcatttattccttataCAACCTTGTAACAAAGATATTACTGATCCCATTTCTGTGGGTCGGAAAGGTTAAGTGACATACACAGGCATAGACTTTAAAAgtcatggagggacttccctggtggctcagtggttaagaatctgcctgacaatgcaggggacatgggtttgagccctggtccgggaagatcccacatgccacggagcaactaagcccgtgcgccacaacaactgagcctgcgctctagagcccgcgagccacaactactgagcccacgtgccacaactactgaagcccatatacctagagcccatgctccacaacaagagaagccaccgcaatgagaagccggtgcaacacaacaaagagtagcccccactcggcacaaccgcgcagcaacaaagacccaatgcagccaaaaataaataaataaatttacttaaaaaaaaaagtcatggagTTGGGACTCACATCCAAGGTCCTCTGATTCCAAATCCCATAGTCTTCCTACTTTGCAACACTGCAAACCTTTGCTTATGAGAAAATCTTTCCTGGTTTGGAGATTATACTTTCTCCTGAGGGAACTTGGGAACCCAGACAGGAATGTGAGGTTGCCTTGGGAGTTTGGGCCACTAACCATGTCTGAAACTTCTTACCCAGGATGTCCTGCTGCTCCCAGACATACTGGTATCAGGGATTTGACCTCTTCGACCAGAGATGGGGTCTTCTGGGCCAGGGAAAATTCCAGGAAGAGAAGTCTAAGGAAAAGCCAGATTGAGGACTAAGATCAATTCAGGCTGAAAGAAGCAGCACTCTACAGATCTGGGGGGATTTGGGTAGCAGAAATGGCCCTTCTAGGTTTCCCTCCCCTGTTTCCCTACCTGAAGCATCTGAAGAAGTCCTGGCACTGATGCATCAAGTAAGTGATTGTAGACATGAAGGATTAGGATTTATTCATGCAAAGAACTATTCTCTTCTTGTCCTGTTTCCTAAAACCAGCAGCaaatttgacttaaaaaatatctttcacaCCCTTATTACACTCTTCCAACAGCTACAATGCTTACATTTTGATCCCATCTGGAGGCAGAACACTGGTCAATGAATTTAGGAATCCCCAAGATCCCAAACTCTAGTGAAAGTTTTCTAGAGTCTTTTTTGGGCTCCTTGGAGCCCAAATGTGCTGCCCCAGTGCTTCACGGGCCACTGAAGTCACTGAGAGGCTAGTAGGATATGTgggtctctccccatccccatgtACTATGATCACCATAGCTTTTCATTAATCTGTTTAATACATATGTAGCTTTTCAGtggacttttaaaaaagtaaacataatatttaactaataaaataactttgaaaacaaaTGACATAGGGAAACTTTGAAAAGAGGTAGGGAGAAATAGTCTCTCTGGTCTCCATATTTACTTCACTCCACCCATCCTCCTTCTTaaaaagcaacttttttttttttttccagttccctagtataagaagaaagagaacagaaaaaaatcccaATTTGGCAAATGGGTAGAGAGTTCGAATTTGCAGGACAGTTACGACTTAGTTTTCTGACTTTGAGCAGTAATCTTCTCTGTGTTGGGTTTAGTTGCCAGTTCTAATAAGAAATTTAGAACTGGTGCCCATTAAGGTCCTTCCATTTAGGTGTATATCTAACTCACTTACCTTCCACCTGAGCAGGTCTGTTCTGGGTCCAAAACACTCTCCACTTTGAGTCAGGCTGTCAACTGCCTCCAAAAtaggactctctctctctctctctctctctctctctctctctctctctctctctctctctctatctatataCATGGAGTGGGTGTGTTCTGCAGAGGGCTCCAAAGAAGATTTAGTTCCCAATCGATTCTAGGTCTGGAGTCATGTTCAGACGCAAAGCAGCTGACCTCAAAGTCACTTCTGGGTTAAGGCTAAAGTGTCCCAGCATCCAGTTGCACTGATTTGAGTCTCCTGGTCTCAGCTAAGAGAATCTGGTACTCTTCCTTATCATTTTACTCTCCTTTTGTCTCCCTCAGTCCTGAGGACAGCGCCTGCCCAGTTTGTGTGACTTATATCTCTTTTTTCATCAACTCGTTGGTAATCTTAGGCCAGCTGAGCCCTGGAGACAGATGTTGAGTAAGAACCGTTGGGAGCCAGGACCAGTTCACTGCCCCTGGGAGAGGCAGCAGTAGCCAGAGCCAAAGTGGTTCTCAGTCCAGAGAGGGACAAGCTACTAGTCCTGCTGTGGCCAGTGGAGGACACAGGACTGCAGAATGCTCCTAGCTATAAATGGCTTTGCTATTAGGTGACCAGGTGAACTCCAATGTGTGAGACTCTGCATAGAGTCTTTATTCCCTGATAGTCCTAGCattctgaaaacacacacacacacatagacacacacacacacacacacacacacacacacactctctttctctctctattcaaCCAAGTACATATACTCTCCTTTCTCACTGTGACAAATTCAGTCATTTCATTACTCTCTTGAAGCTACCTACTCCTTTAACCTCACACTCCTAACTCTCAGCTGATAACTGGCAGAGGACATGTTCCTGTTATGGGCGATCTCTAACTCCCTAATTCCCACACATGGAGttattcttcttttctcccctccAGCTTGGGGAGGAGGCCCTTCTCCTTCACCTCTGGTGAGTGCTTCTCTCTGCTCTGGATTCCCTCTTAACCCTTCTCTTTGAGCATCTCTCTGAATCAACCATGCTCTTTCACTTCCCTTGTCTCTCCCTTTCCATCGAGCATATCCACTCAGTTTATATGTAGAACTACTCacatttatccatttaaaatagaGCAGAAACAATTAATAACCTTCTTTCTTCCATAAGAAGCCTTAAAAATATACTAGAATTTGGCGCCCTTCCTTGGGTAATAAAATATAttgcctttaaaattttctacatgTAAAAACACTAAGACTTAGA
It encodes the following:
- the LOC137775918 gene encoding olfactory receptor 8S1-like — protein: MTNLSIIDEFVLLGLSSDPDIQTMLFVLFLGIDLLTLIGNLMMILVIRADSHLHMPMYFFLGHLSFLDICYSLVTVPKMLHNFLSQKKTISVWGGITQSFFFMTSGVTESCLLSAMAYDRYAAMCHPLLYTVVMNRPLCTAMVGTAWVMGFLNSLVNNLCVQNLQFYGPNIISHFSCELPSRFPLSCSDTTPNTILLARFSAFLGLVTPPLILFSYSKIILAILSISSSKSQGEAFSTCYSHLTVVLLFYGTALFRYISPSSGSVL